The following proteins come from a genomic window of Galactobacillus timonensis:
- the ftsY gene encoding signal recognition particle-docking protein FtsY: protein MSILDSLKSIFQKKDDKAVYLSGFKKSKDSLQEKSSSLKKNFKGVDDEFLEQLEIVLLESDIGVETADAICENMKKTADEYVNVSWKWAVNFVIQSMKDLYEEVPDEPIRWNENGPTVIFLEGVNGSGKTTTAAKLTAKYQAEGKKVALVAADTFRAGAIDQLDTWAERLNVPCIKGRENGDPSAAIVDGCRYAKENNIDVLLCDTAGRLQNKAGLMAELGKMNRVAGREIPGAPHNTWLVLDATTGQNGLRQAELFDAATDLSGIILTKMDGTAKGGIVIGIKQKLHLPVLFIGLGEKKEDLRPFDLDSYLYSISQGLDDAG, encoded by the coding sequence ATGAGTATTCTTGATTCTTTGAAATCCATCTTCCAGAAGAAGGATGATAAGGCTGTCTATCTCAGCGGCTTCAAGAAATCGAAGGATTCACTGCAGGAAAAAAGCAGCAGCCTGAAGAAGAACTTCAAGGGCGTCGATGATGAGTTCCTGGAACAGCTCGAGATCGTTCTGCTGGAAAGCGACATCGGTGTCGAAACGGCGGATGCGATCTGCGAAAACATGAAGAAGACGGCGGATGAGTATGTCAATGTGTCGTGGAAGTGGGCCGTCAACTTTGTGATCCAGTCGATGAAGGATTTATACGAAGAGGTACCCGATGAGCCCATCCGCTGGAATGAGAACGGTCCGACCGTGATCTTCCTGGAAGGTGTCAACGGGTCCGGCAAGACGACGACGGCCGCCAAACTGACGGCTAAATACCAGGCGGAAGGAAAGAAGGTTGCGCTGGTGGCGGCAGATACGTTCCGCGCCGGCGCCATCGATCAGCTGGACACCTGGGCTGAGCGTCTCAATGTTCCCTGCATCAAGGGCCGTGAAAACGGTGATCCTTCGGCGGCGATCGTGGATGGCTGCCGGTATGCGAAGGAGAACAATATCGATGTGCTGCTGTGCGATACGGCAGGCCGCCTTCAGAACAAAGCCGGCCTGATGGCGGAGCTTGGCAAGATGAACCGTGTTGCGGGCCGTGAGATTCCCGGGGCGCCGCACAATACGTGGCTGGTTCTTGATGCGACGACGGGACAGAACGGTCTGCGGCAGGCGGAACTGTTTGATGCGGCGACGGATCTTTCGGGCATCATTCTGACGAAGATGGACGGTACGGCCAAGGGCGGCATTGTGATCGGCATCAAGCAGAAGCTGCATCTGCCTGTTCTCTTCATCGGTCTTGGGGAGAAGAAG